From Nitrospinota bacterium, a single genomic window includes:
- a CDS encoding site-specific DNA-methyltransferase yields the protein MADEPVTPAGPNFEKLKGKLRELFELDKADLDFGIYRILRQRHDEIAAFLDHHLEKTVREALQGHETLQQSQVAEELAKVSESVKAAGLDPASSPKVQELRAKLTAGANLNATADEVYSHLLTFFSRYYDGGDFMGLARSTVHGREKYMIPYNGEEVKLVWANMDQYYIKTSELLRDYTFRIRRADLSAGQLGLDHLPEEAVIHFLLVEGDTEKDNIKPNGKTVRAFALDADKPFEPAGETTLNIRFRYREHATERDLQKKLNADTEKTLADNLPPIWKALLFAIDPTYQGKDKKDTRTMLQKHLRDYTARSQFDYFIHKDLGGFLRRELDFFIKNEVMYLDDIESNTAPKAEEYLSKIRALRRCAIPVIHMLEQLENFQKRLWLKKKFVVETRYCMTLDRVPETLYPDICASEAQWAEWERLYAISEIQPNLFDPQSTTRSPQFLKTNPSLMLDTRHFSRDFTLRLLASIGNLDETLDGVCLQSENFQALQLMQERYREQVKCVYIDPPYNTNASEIAYKNGYKDSSWISLINDRVKQARELLEKDGMQCFTIDDYEIEKSLMVLNDAFGSENHMATVPIRNNPQGRSTVSGFAINHEYAIFHRKTDDRKSVGRLKRSEQQIERYDENETDGRRYLWENFRKTGTDSARGDRPRQFYPIYVNKNGDVRISEMIWNEPEQAWTSIQKHLEDEGAVLPIDSSSHERCWKWGVDRAIKEISSIRAKKTPDGWEIYRKNYLNDEGKLPGTWWDDVRYSAGSHGTNLLTTLFGSERLFLFPKSVYAAQDCILVTAGDHLVLDFFAGSGTTGHAVINLNREDDGERKYILVEMGEYFDTVLVPRLKKVVYSTDWKEGKPQNRNTGISHAFKIVRLESYEDTLNNLVLNRTPEQKAALEKAGEKARSDYLLGYFLDVESAGSASLLDVKMFRDPFNYTLKIATASAGETKETAIDLVETFNWLIGLKVKHIDSQKGFLTVTGEKRAGGRTLILWRTLGDNPLADNEALEKYLDKLKVSPVDTEYDFIYVNGSHTLNDPHNKVHLIEEEFQRRMFESETFESLL from the coding sequence ATGGCCGACGAACCAGTAACGCCCGCTGGCCCAAACTTTGAAAAGCTCAAGGGCAAGCTACGCGAACTGTTTGAGCTGGATAAAGCTGACCTTGATTTCGGCATCTACCGCATACTGCGCCAGCGTCACGATGAGATAGCCGCGTTTCTCGACCATCATCTGGAAAAAACCGTGCGCGAGGCTTTGCAGGGGCATGAAACCCTGCAACAGTCGCAGGTTGCAGAAGAGCTTGCCAAGGTTTCAGAATCTGTAAAGGCCGCCGGGTTAGACCCGGCTAGCTCTCCAAAGGTACAGGAACTCCGCGCAAAACTCACCGCCGGAGCAAATCTAAACGCCACGGCGGATGAAGTATATTCGCATCTGCTCACCTTCTTCTCCCGCTATTACGATGGTGGCGATTTTATGGGCCTCGCTCGTTCCACCGTGCATGGACGGGAGAAATACATGATCCCGTACAACGGGGAGGAGGTAAAGCTGGTCTGGGCCAACATGGATCAGTATTACATCAAAACTTCCGAACTGCTCCGCGATTACACTTTCCGCATCCGCCGGGCCGACCTTTCAGCCGGGCAACTGGGCCTTGACCATCTGCCGGAGGAAGCCGTCATCCACTTCCTGCTCGTGGAAGGTGATACTGAGAAGGACAACATCAAACCCAATGGTAAAACCGTCCGCGCTTTCGCTCTGGACGCGGACAAGCCTTTTGAACCAGCCGGTGAAACCACGCTCAACATCCGTTTCCGTTACCGTGAACATGCCACGGAGCGCGACCTGCAAAAGAAGCTGAACGCGGATACCGAAAAGACGCTGGCCGACAACTTGCCGCCAATCTGGAAAGCCCTGCTTTTCGCCATCGATCCCACATACCAGGGCAAAGACAAGAAAGATACGCGCACCATGTTGCAAAAACATTTGCGCGATTACACGGCGCGGAGCCAGTTTGATTACTTCATCCATAAAGACCTGGGCGGTTTTTTGCGCCGCGAACTCGATTTTTTCATCAAGAACGAAGTGATGTACCTGGACGATATAGAGTCCAACACTGCGCCAAAGGCAGAAGAGTACCTGTCCAAAATCCGCGCCCTGCGCCGTTGCGCCATCCCAGTTATTCACATGCTGGAACAACTGGAGAATTTTCAGAAAAGGCTTTGGCTGAAAAAGAAATTCGTGGTGGAAACCCGTTACTGCATGACGCTCGACCGGGTTCCAGAGACGCTCTACCCGGATATTTGCGCCAGCGAGGCCCAGTGGGCGGAGTGGGAACGGCTATACGCCATTTCAGAAATCCAGCCAAACCTGTTTGATCCGCAATCAACAACCCGGAGTCCGCAATTCCTCAAGACGAATCCGTCCTTGATGCTCGATACGCGCCATTTCAGCAGGGACTTCACCTTACGGTTACTGGCCTCTATCGGCAATCTGGACGAAACGCTTGATGGCGTCTGTCTCCAATCGGAGAACTTTCAGGCTCTGCAACTGATGCAGGAACGGTATAGGGAGCAGGTAAAGTGCGTATATATTGATCCGCCGTATAACACCAACGCTTCCGAGATAGCTTATAAAAATGGCTACAAGGATAGCTCTTGGATATCACTTATCAATGACAGAGTTAAACAAGCACGCGAGCTACTTGAAAAGGATGGAATGCAATGCTTCACCATAGACGATTATGAAATTGAAAAAAGCTTGATGGTTCTAAACGATGCTTTCGGCAGTGAAAACCACATGGCTACTGTACCAATTAGAAATAATCCGCAAGGAAGGTCTACGGTTTCCGGTTTTGCGATTAACCACGAATATGCGATTTTTCATAGAAAAACAGACGATCGAAAAAGTGTCGGACGACTCAAGAGAAGCGAGCAGCAAATTGAACGCTATGACGAAAATGAAACCGATGGGCGCAGATATCTTTGGGAGAATTTTCGAAAGACAGGCACCGACTCTGCTCGTGGAGATAGACCGCGTCAGTTTTACCCAATCTATGTAAATAAAAATGGCGATGTCCGAATTTCGGAAATGATATGGAATGAACCAGAACAAGCTTGGACATCTATTCAAAAACACCTTGAAGACGAAGGTGCTGTATTACCTATAGATTCATCTTCACATGAGAGATGCTGGAAATGGGGGGTTGATAGAGCAATCAAAGAAATCTCAAGCATAAGGGCAAAGAAAACTCCTGATGGTTGGGAAATTTATAGAAAAAACTATTTAAACGATGAGGGCAAACTACCCGGAACTTGGTGGGATGATGTTCGATATTCTGCAGGCTCCCACGGAACAAACTTGTTAACAACATTATTTGGGTCTGAAAGACTTTTTTTGTTTCCCAAATCTGTGTATGCGGCGCAAGATTGCATACTGGTTACAGCGGGTGATCATTTAGTTTTGGATTTCTTCGCCGGTTCCGGCACTACCGGTCACGCCGTTATCAACCTCAACCGGGAAGATGACGGCGAGCGTAAATACATCCTCGTGGAAATGGGCGAATATTTCGACACTGTGCTTGTGCCACGCCTTAAAAAAGTGGTTTATTCCACCGATTGGAAAGAGGGCAAACCGCAAAACCGGAACACGGGCATCTCCCATGCCTTCAAGATTGTCCGGCTGGAGAGTTATGAGGACACGCTCAACAATCTTGTCCTTAACCGAACACCGGAGCAGAAAGCCGCGCTTGAAAAAGCCGGGGAGAAAGCGCGAAGCGATTACTTGTTAGGCTATTTCCTGGACGTGGAGAGCGCCGGGAGCGCCAGCCTATTGGACGTGAAGATGTTCCGCGACCCGTTCAACTACACGCTTAAAATCGCCACCGCCAGCGCGGGTGAAACCAAAGAGACCGCGATAGACCTTGTGGAGACCTTCAACTGGCTGATCGGCCTTAAGGTGAAACACATTGATTCACAAAAAGGCTTCCTCACCGTCACCGGCGAAAAACGCGCCGGAGGGCGAACGCTGATATTGTGGCGCACGTTGGGGGACAATCCACTGGCGGACAACGAGGCGCTGGAAAAATATCTGGACAAACTTAAAGTCAGCCCGGTGGATACCGAGTACGACTTTATTTATGTCAACGGCTCGCACACGCTTAACGATCCGCACAACAAGGTTCACCTTATCGAAGAAGAGTTCCAGCGCAGAATGTTCGAGAGCGAAACCTTCGAGTCCCTGTTGTAA
- a CDS encoding DEAD/DEAH box helicase family protein, whose product MDLTDFHAKYFAHELTRRYASDSLEKLVSVLADAQVDLNPHQVEAALFAFRSPFSKGAILADEVGLGKTIEAGLLLAQKWAERKQRLLVIVPANLRKQWAQEMADKFYLPSAILEAKSFNEAICAGNLNPFQQAAIILCSYQFARAKEPYIRQTSWDLIVIDEAHRLRNVYKNTSKIATAIKNAVAPFPKVLLTATPLQNSLLELYGLVSIIDDFAFGDLQSFRARFTRINNETDFTDLKERLKPLCKRTLRRQVLEYVKYTNRHALVQEFTPSEDEQRLYDLVSDYLQSETLYALPASQRKLMTLVLRKLLASSTYAISVTLEGLANRLEIAEATATAVDTPPDELPTDLEEFDELADEWEEDGDGAPPSEKKRLSPDQLVALQRELAQLRQFHALAKSIIQNSKGEVLLTALRKGFAAAAEAQKNKGAATLQQKALIFTESRRTQEYLFRILEQTEFAGKVMLFNGTNNDPNSKAIYNKWLAKHSGTDRISGSPSADMRAALVENFQDHASILIATEAAAEGINLQFCNLVVNYDLPWNPQRIEQRIGRCHRYGQKFDVVVVNFLNKKNAADVRVYELLDEKFRLFSGVFGASDEVLGAVESGVDFEKRIADIYQKCRAPQQIELEFDQLQRELETEIAQGQRDAREKLLDNFDLEVVEKVRIQNRDILGRFNEQLWRLTRHLLSDYAQFDSHGYSFTLHTNPFPGEGIHPGPYRMGKGIEDVNTYRIGHPLAQRVLERGKALNPEPAEVVFDYGSYDGKISILEPLVGQSGWLNLSLVTFEALDQAEDHLLFSGVTDAGMALDQEQARRMMSIPAKVAGHHLTQSTPESIDGIATGLQNSLLNEITARNASYFDVEMKKLDAWADDQIANSEKELKDVKLRIRDLRNEASKATNLTEQARIQSEIGEQERRQRKMRQEIFEVEDRILARRDALVAEIQGKIRQSVETKTLFSLRWSISAGTR is encoded by the coding sequence ATGGATTTGACCGATTTCCACGCCAAGTATTTCGCCCATGAGCTTACGCGGCGCTATGCTTCCGACAGCCTTGAAAAGCTTGTATCGGTGCTTGCCGACGCGCAGGTTGACCTGAATCCTCACCAAGTGGAGGCCGCGCTTTTTGCTTTCCGCAGTCCGTTTTCCAAGGGCGCCATTCTGGCGGATGAGGTCGGGTTAGGAAAAACAATAGAGGCTGGCTTATTGTTAGCCCAGAAGTGGGCGGAGCGTAAACAACGCCTGCTGGTAATCGTTCCGGCCAACCTGCGAAAACAGTGGGCGCAGGAGATGGCTGATAAGTTCTATCTTCCTTCTGCTATTTTGGAGGCCAAGAGTTTTAACGAGGCGATTTGCGCTGGCAACCTAAACCCATTTCAACAGGCCGCTATCATCCTTTGTTCCTATCAGTTTGCGCGAGCTAAGGAACCATACATCCGCCAGACTTCATGGGATTTGATTGTCATAGACGAGGCGCATCGGCTTCGCAACGTTTACAAGAACACCAGCAAAATAGCCACGGCCATCAAGAACGCCGTAGCCCCATTCCCGAAAGTTCTTCTAACGGCTACGCCCCTCCAGAATTCATTGCTTGAACTTTACGGGCTGGTCAGCATCATAGATGACTTCGCTTTCGGCGACCTTCAAAGTTTCCGCGCCCGTTTTACCCGCATCAATAACGAAACCGATTTTACGGACTTGAAGGAGCGCCTAAAACCCCTCTGCAAGCGCACGTTGCGCCGTCAAGTGCTGGAGTATGTGAAGTACACCAATCGCCACGCGCTGGTTCAGGAATTCACGCCGTCAGAGGATGAACAGCGCCTTTACGATCTGGTATCCGATTACCTTCAAAGTGAAACTCTATACGCTCTTCCAGCCAGCCAGCGCAAACTGATGACTCTGGTTTTGCGTAAACTGCTCGCCTCTTCCACTTACGCCATTTCAGTAACGCTTGAAGGGTTGGCTAACCGCTTGGAGATTGCGGAGGCCACGGCGACAGCCGTAGATACCCCGCCGGATGAATTGCCAACGGATTTGGAAGAGTTTGACGAACTGGCCGACGAATGGGAGGAAGATGGGGACGGAGCGCCCCCATCTGAAAAGAAGCGTCTTTCTCCAGATCAATTGGTCGCTCTTCAACGGGAATTGGCGCAACTTAGACAGTTTCACGCTCTAGCCAAGTCCATCATACAAAATTCGAAGGGTGAAGTTTTACTGACCGCCCTGCGGAAAGGTTTCGCCGCCGCCGCCGAAGCTCAAAAGAATAAGGGAGCCGCCACACTCCAACAAAAAGCGCTTATCTTCACCGAGTCTCGCCGTACCCAAGAGTACCTGTTCCGCATACTCGAACAGACAGAGTTCGCTGGCAAGGTAATGCTGTTCAACGGAACGAATAACGATCCCAACTCCAAAGCTATTTACAATAAGTGGTTGGCTAAACACTCCGGAACCGACCGCATAAGCGGTTCACCCAGCGCCGATATGCGAGCCGCTTTGGTGGAGAACTTTCAAGATCACGCCTCCATACTGATAGCCACGGAAGCCGCCGCCGAGGGTATAAACCTCCAATTCTGCAACCTTGTGGTCAACTACGATTTGCCGTGGAATCCTCAACGTATCGAACAGAGAATAGGCCGTTGTCACCGCTATGGCCAGAAGTTCGACGTGGTGGTGGTCAACTTTCTCAATAAGAAAAACGCCGCCGACGTGCGAGTCTATGAGCTTCTTGACGAAAAGTTCCGCCTTTTCAGCGGGGTATTTGGAGCCAGTGACGAAGTGCTTGGCGCGGTAGAGTCTGGCGTGGACTTCGAGAAGCGCATCGCCGACATTTATCAGAAATGCCGGGCGCCACAACAGATAGAATTAGAGTTTGACCAACTCCAGCGCGAGTTGGAAACCGAGATAGCCCAGGGCCAGCGCGACGCCCGCGAAAAACTCCTTGATAACTTCGATCTGGAAGTGGTGGAGAAAGTGCGAATCCAGAACAGGGATATCCTTGGCCGTTTCAACGAGCAACTCTGGCGCCTTACCCGGCATCTTCTTTCCGATTACGCTCAATTCGACAGCCACGGTTACAGCTTCACACTCCACACAAATCCGTTTCCCGGCGAGGGTATCCATCCGGGGCCATACCGTATGGGCAAGGGCATTGAAGACGTTAACACCTACCGTATTGGTCATCCACTCGCGCAACGTGTGTTGGAACGCGGCAAGGCGCTGAATCCAGAGCCAGCCGAGGTTGTATTTGACTATGGCAGTTATGATGGAAAGATTAGCATTTTGGAGCCGTTGGTTGGTCAATCCGGATGGTTGAATCTCTCCCTTGTCACATTTGAAGCTCTGGATCAGGCAGAGGATCACTTGCTATTTTCTGGCGTCACGGATGCGGGGATGGCTCTGGATCAGGAGCAGGCCCGCCGCATGATGTCCATACCTGCCAAAGTGGCTGGGCATCATTTGACCCAATCCACGCCGGAATCAATAGACGGCATCGCAACCGGCTTACAGAATTCCTTGCTAAACGAAATCACCGCTCGTAACGCCAGTTATTTTGACGTTGAGATGAAAAAGCTGGACGCCTGGGCCGACGATCAAATAGCCAATTCCGAAAAGGAACTAAAAGATGTCAAACTGCGTATTCGTGACCTGCGTAATGAGGCCAGCAAAGCCACAAACCTAACCGAACAGGCGCGTATCCAGAGCGAAATAGGCGAGCAGGAACGCCGCCAGCGGAAGATGAGGCAGGAAATATTTGAAGTGGAAGACCGTATCCTCGCCCGGCGCGATGCGCTTGTAGCCGAAATTCAGGGTAAAATACGCCAGTCCGTAGAGACAAAAACACTGTTTTCGCTTCGCTGGTCTATTTCAGCCGGTACGCGATAG